From one Halosimplex rubrum genomic stretch:
- a CDS encoding sulfatase family protein has translation MVRLDGGCTTVGRGQTPTLPEFLFEDRTTTAVSSFPRHPATWFSHLWHEFHQPQEEPGEGFQSPYGEEVTAIATDILDRRADDLFQYVQYWDPHGPYRRSDEEVERFSEYPTPPYPTAEQIEEHRTWDAWRSASEPGVADEGLRHVDADAIEDRAALDELISHYDAEIRYVDRWVNELLDGLREHGTSDETLVVLTADHGEEFGEHGVYREHWSVHDGTQRVPLVVKPPASIEYESGSRDQLVTNVGLAPTIADYAGLELPDAWQGRSLCPLIAGEESDWRDHIVVDHGLYTAQRAVRTDRWKFVRTYNPGHWGGVTSDHQLFDMEDDPWEQTDVSGDHPDVVEELETKLLRWAEDHRSENEDSLRRTTREGPFGIEWGGPYEGV, from the coding sequence ATGGTCCGGCTGGACGGCGGCTGTACGACGGTGGGGAGGGGGCAGACGCCTACGCTTCCGGAATTCCTCTTCGAAGACCGGACCACGACGGCCGTGTCCTCGTTCCCGCGCCACCCGGCGACGTGGTTTTCTCACCTATGGCACGAGTTCCACCAGCCCCAGGAGGAGCCCGGAGAAGGGTTCCAGTCGCCCTACGGCGAGGAAGTCACGGCGATCGCGACCGACATCCTCGACCGCCGCGCCGACGACCTCTTCCAGTACGTGCAGTACTGGGACCCGCACGGCCCCTACCGGCGGAGTGACGAGGAGGTCGAGCGGTTCAGCGAGTATCCCACTCCGCCGTATCCGACCGCCGAGCAGATCGAGGAACACCGCACGTGGGACGCCTGGCGCAGTGCGAGCGAGCCCGGCGTCGCTGACGAGGGACTCCGGCACGTGGACGCCGACGCCATCGAAGACCGGGCCGCTCTCGACGAACTGATCTCCCACTACGACGCCGAGATCCGCTACGTCGACCGGTGGGTCAACGAGTTGCTGGACGGACTCCGCGAGCACGGCACGTCCGACGAGACGCTCGTCGTCCTCACCGCCGATCACGGCGAGGAGTTCGGCGAACACGGCGTCTACCGCGAGCACTGGTCGGTACACGACGGGACCCAGCGGGTCCCGCTGGTCGTGAAACCGCCGGCGTCGATCGAGTACGAGTCCGGGAGTCGCGATCAACTGGTCACGAACGTCGGTTTGGCGCCGACGATCGCCGACTACGCGGGACTAGAACTTCCCGACGCTTGGCAAGGCCGTTCGCTGTGCCCGCTCATCGCTGGGGAGGAATCCGACTGGCGCGACCACATCGTCGTCGACCACGGGCTCTATACCGCCCAGCGCGCAGTCCGGACAGACCGCTGGAAGTTCGTGCGGACCTACAACCCCGGCCACTGGGGCGGCGTCACCTCAGATCATCAACTCTTCGACATGGAGGATGACCCCTGGGAACAGACTGACGTGAGCGGCGACCATCCCGACGTCGTCGAGGAACTCGAGACGAAACTACTCCGGTGGGCAGAGGACCACAGAAGCGAGAACGAGGATTCGCTCAGGCGGACCACCCGGGAGGGCCCCTTCGGGATCGAGTGGGGCGGGCCGTACGAAGGCGTCTAA
- a CDS encoding ABC transporter substrate-binding protein, protein MSRRTKTEFDTHRNAVSRRRLLQMGAIGTVMGLAGCGSDGNGNGTDGDGDGGDGGSNGGDGGSNGGDGGSNGGDGGDGGSGGSPIDSTATLFTNAPPNNSHFNPYNPAQHAGFEQYYSIQLFAFNGNTNEYHSRLGSEFTLEDTTATIELDDSYSWQDGSAVTANDVANQFQIARMLDYPIWNRIESMEVPDDTTIVFEVDRPYSKNIIRSNLNRFIVVKEGSEWDQWIDLASQDLSDEEKSSAQEDLQSWNYAVEKGKTPAANGPLVLSERRSDGWLFEQNEHWPYEFNIPEYEFRQVTSDNGIWQMSIADEMDMASHHSVTADTKSQYPEHMEHFTLPANECIAPVLNHEHPVWGQREARKALAYLIDRERLIRNMNPRHSQLEQVSGYTDVLAEDILSENFRGQLEEYGVNSQPEKAAEMMRAAGMERVNGTWQTSEGETVTFEWMGARWPDATGIATTLGTHFEKFGVDFTDTTVSTSSWSQRKSQGDYTMTWHVTAGPGHPWFYTTNVLNPQILTQVSVPQETAELPPVGEPDGELEEFNLRQMQGDMAVAEGDDLQNYAEQFAWFINQALPVMPITNAGLSSLVTYDDWEFPETDADIMGIQFPPSQLLKETREGSNRTVLQAKTE, encoded by the coding sequence ATGTCACGCAGAACCAAGACCGAATTTGATACCCATAGGAATGCTGTTTCGCGGCGGCGACTCCTCCAAATGGGGGCTATAGGTACTGTGATGGGGCTTGCAGGTTGTGGAAGCGATGGTAATGGTAACGGCACCGATGGTGACGGCGACGGTGGCGATGGTGGCAGCAACGGTGGCGATGGTGGCAGCAACGGTGGCGATGGTGGCAGCAACGGTGGCGATGGTGGCGATGGTGGCAGCGGTGGAAGCCCGATCGATTCTACAGCCACATTGTTCACGAACGCACCGCCGAATAACTCGCACTTCAATCCGTATAACCCGGCGCAGCATGCGGGATTCGAGCAGTACTACTCCATCCAGCTGTTCGCTTTCAATGGGAATACCAACGAATACCATTCCCGGCTGGGGAGTGAGTTCACGTTGGAGGATACGACAGCGACGATCGAACTTGACGACAGTTACAGTTGGCAAGATGGGTCGGCCGTCACAGCTAACGATGTTGCAAATCAGTTCCAGATCGCTCGGATGCTCGATTATCCGATCTGGAATAGAATCGAGTCGATGGAGGTGCCCGACGACACTACCATTGTATTCGAGGTCGATCGCCCGTATAGCAAGAATATCATTCGGAGCAACCTCAACCGGTTCATCGTTGTCAAAGAGGGTAGCGAGTGGGATCAATGGATTGATCTTGCAAGTCAGGACCTCAGTGACGAAGAGAAGTCCAGCGCCCAAGAAGACCTGCAGTCCTGGAACTATGCCGTCGAAAAGGGCAAGACACCGGCGGCCAACGGGCCGCTAGTCCTATCAGAACGCCGTTCTGATGGGTGGCTCTTCGAACAGAACGAGCACTGGCCCTACGAGTTCAATATTCCCGAGTACGAGTTCCGGCAGGTCACCAGCGACAATGGAATCTGGCAGATGTCGATTGCTGACGAGATGGACATGGCAAGCCACCACTCGGTGACTGCGGACACGAAGTCCCAGTACCCGGAGCACATGGAGCACTTCACGCTCCCGGCTAACGAGTGCATCGCGCCTGTCTTGAATCATGAACACCCGGTCTGGGGCCAGCGGGAGGCGCGGAAAGCGCTCGCGTATCTCATCGACAGAGAGCGTCTCATCCGGAACATGAACCCGCGCCACAGCCAGTTGGAGCAGGTCTCTGGGTACACAGACGTGCTTGCAGAGGATATCCTCAGCGAGAACTTCCGGGGTCAACTCGAGGAGTACGGCGTTAACTCCCAGCCAGAGAAGGCTGCCGAGATGATGCGCGCGGCTGGGATGGAGCGCGTCAACGGAACGTGGCAGACGTCAGAGGGCGAGACCGTCACGTTCGAATGGATGGGCGCTCGTTGGCCAGACGCGACGGGGATCGCCACGACGCTGGGCACGCATTTCGAGAAATTCGGAGTCGACTTCACGGACACAACCGTCTCGACTAGTTCCTGGTCCCAGCGCAAGTCGCAGGGTGATTACACGATGACCTGGCACGTCACCGCCGGGCCGGGCCACCCGTGGTTCTACACCACGAACGTCCTTAATCCGCAGATCCTCACCCAGGTCAGCGTGCCACAAGAGACAGCGGAACTGCCGCCGGTCGGCGAACCCGACGGGGAGTTAGAAGAATTCAACCTGCGGCAGATGCAAGGCGACATGGCAGTTGCCGAGGGCGATGACCTCCAGAACTACGCTGAACAGTTCGCTTGGTTTATTAATCAGGCGCTGCCGGTGATGCCGATCACGAACGCCGGTCTGTCGTCGCTCGTGACATATGACGACTGGGAGTTCCCGGAGACCGACGCGGACATCATGGGGATCCAGTTCCCGCCGTCGCAACTGCTCAAGGAAACCCGAGAAGGATCGAACCGCACGGTCCTACAGGCGAAGACTGAATGA
- a CDS encoding alkaline phosphatase family protein yields MADEGYTCGLSGKLHISARDPRKEDRPKMMERWIEDGYANFNWSHGSQHPSPANEYQLWLREQGASYEHTPVDGSDHVQTYAPAEHHQTTWCAERAIDFMEKCADKDEPWLFSVNMFDPHHPFDPPREYLECYLDRLDKIPLPNYEDGELDDKPVFQRIDHDGAYGGDLLVHADMDDEDHRDYVGQYEMMRKTAGVPESLIRILMFFHGPSVETSEDAHPVHLSLTDVMPTLCKMVGTSILEGVQWKSLWPVVIGGKHPTGVR; encoded by the coding sequence ATGGCCGACGAAGGGTACACATGTGGCCTCTCCGGTAAACTTCACATCTCGGCACGCGATCCAAGGAAAGAAGACAGGCCGAAAATGATGGAACGGTGGATCGAGGATGGCTATGCAAATTTCAACTGGTCCCATGGCTCCCAACACCCCTCGCCCGCTAACGAGTACCAACTGTGGCTCCGGGAGCAGGGTGCCTCGTACGAGCACACGCCTGTCGACGGGTCCGACCATGTCCAGACGTACGCGCCTGCCGAACATCACCAGACCACGTGGTGTGCGGAACGAGCGATCGACTTCATGGAGAAATGTGCCGACAAGGATGAGCCGTGGCTGTTTTCGGTCAACATGTTTGACCCCCATCACCCGTTTGACCCGCCTCGGGAGTACCTCGAGTGCTATCTTGACCGTCTGGACAAAATCCCGCTCCCGAACTACGAAGACGGCGAACTGGACGACAAACCCGTCTTCCAGCGCATCGATCACGACGGTGCCTACGGCGGTGATCTCTTAGTACATGCAGATATGGACGACGAGGACCACCGCGACTACGTAGGGCAGTACGAGATGATGCGCAAAACCGCTGGCGTGCCGGAGTCGCTGATCCGCATCTTGATGTTCTTCCACGGCCCTAGTGTCGAGACGAGTGAGGACGCCCATCCGGTACACCTCTCCCTCACTGACGTCATGCCTACGCTGTGCAAGATGGTCGGCACCTCCATCCTCGAGGGTGTCCAGTGGAAGAGCCTGTGGCCGGTCGTGATCGGCGGCAAGCACCCGACGGGAGTTCGGTAG
- a CDS encoding IS6 family transposase, with protein sequence MSKITRLSGHRDWIDLDFVERERTPEPAIGFVIQSHVAGLSLSNPIELLADLGVERSRKAVHDWVQKADLQPESGQSPNQIALDETVIRINDQRFWLYAAADPETNDLLHIRLFSTTTTSLTEIFLRELQQKHDVEAAVFLVDGAQHLQTALQRAGLRFQMRRHGNRNAVERIFRELKRRTSSFSNCFSHVEPETAESWLQTFARWHNATN encoded by the coding sequence ATGTCAAAAATCACCCGCCTCAGCGGACATAGAGACTGGATAGATTTGGATTTTGTGGAGCGCGAGCGGACACCCGAGCCGGCGATAGGATTTGTTATTCAATCGCACGTTGCGGGGTTATCACTGTCGAATCCCATCGAATTACTCGCGGATCTGGGTGTCGAACGGAGTCGCAAAGCGGTCCACGATTGGGTGCAGAAAGCCGATCTACAGCCCGAATCCGGCCAATCTCCGAATCAGATCGCGCTCGACGAGACGGTGATTCGGATCAACGACCAGCGATTCTGGCTGTACGCCGCTGCAGACCCCGAAACGAACGATCTACTCCATATTCGTCTGTTTTCCACGACCACCACATCTCTCACCGAGATCTTCCTCCGCGAATTGCAGCAAAAACACGATGTCGAAGCCGCTGTCTTCCTCGTCGATGGTGCTCAACACCTCCAAACCGCTCTGCAACGAGCCGGACTCCGATTTCAGATGCGTCGCCACGGAAATCGGAACGCTGTCGAACGGATCTTTCGAGAGCTCAAGCGACGAACGTCGTCATTCTCGAACTGCTTCAGTCACGTCGAACCAGAAACCGCCGAATCATGGCTTCAAACCTTCGCTCGATGGCACAATGCCACTAACTAA
- a CDS encoding ABC transporter permease: MNFKWAGKRVLQGMFTAYLVITFTFVLIRRMPGGPVEYLRAQLITSQGSLTQQERERLQQLAETYVNINPDKPLWQQYIEYMGSIVQGDLGHSIWYNQPVADLIAEAMPWTLLVTASSILLSFAIGISIGAWMAYNEGNTIDVGLSSFATFLTSIPYYVIGVLAVYILAYQLGWFPTSGYNSGEIEASISVAYISDVLYHAALPIISFTIPAAFGQSLTMRGNSVRIMGEDYLRVASLRGLSNTRIALHYVGRNAILPMYTNFLLAIGTVFGGAVILEEIFTYRGAGLLLLKAINNRDYPLMMGMFLIITIGVICGMIIADLTYGKLDPRIESGEGGR; encoded by the coding sequence ATGAACTTCAAGTGGGCCGGAAAGCGCGTCCTCCAAGGGATGTTCACGGCGTATCTCGTGATTACATTCACGTTTGTGCTCATCAGACGGATGCCTGGCGGGCCTGTCGAATACCTTCGAGCCCAACTGATCACGTCGCAGGGCAGCCTCACACAGCAAGAGCGCGAGCGGCTCCAACAGCTCGCGGAGACCTACGTGAACATCAACCCTGATAAGCCGCTTTGGCAGCAGTACATCGAGTACATGGGGTCAATCGTCCAGGGCGATCTAGGGCACTCGATCTGGTATAACCAGCCTGTTGCTGACCTCATCGCAGAGGCCATGCCCTGGACCCTCCTCGTCACGGCGAGTTCCATTCTGCTTTCGTTTGCGATCGGCATTTCGATCGGCGCGTGGATGGCATACAACGAGGGGAACACGATTGACGTCGGTCTCAGTTCCTTCGCGACATTCTTGACGTCGATCCCGTACTACGTCATCGGCGTGCTCGCCGTCTACATCCTCGCCTACCAGCTCGGGTGGTTCCCTACGAGCGGATACAACAGTGGCGAGATAGAGGCTAGCATCTCCGTCGCGTACATCTCGGACGTCCTCTACCACGCAGCACTGCCAATCATCTCGTTCACGATCCCGGCCGCGTTCGGCCAATCGCTGACGATGCGGGGGAACAGCGTCCGGATAATGGGCGAGGACTACCTTCGGGTCGCGTCGCTCCGTGGCCTCTCTAACACTCGGATCGCACTCCACTACGTAGGGCGAAACGCAATCCTGCCAATGTACACGAACTTCCTCCTTGCCATCGGGACTGTCTTCGGAGGTGCAGTCATCTTGGAGGAAATATTCACCTATCGTGGTGCGGGGCTGTTGCTGCTGAAAGCGATCAACAACCGTGATTATCCCCTCATGATGGGTATGTTCCTGATCATCACAATTGGAGTGATCTGTGGAATGATCATCGCGGATCTGACGTATGGGAAGCTTGATCCGCGGATCGAGAGTGGGGAGGGTGGCCGATGA
- the dgoD gene encoding galactonate dehydratase, which produces MTTITDYELFEVPPRWLFLKVETSDGAVGWGEPVVEGRSKTVETAVEELMDNYLLGEDPADIEDHWQAMYRGGFYRGGPVLMSAIAGIDQALWDIKGKHFGAPVYELLGGKARDRVRVYQWIGGDRPADVGDAAEERVEEGLTALKMNATPELRRVDNPAAVEAAVDRVRTVRERVGDEVDIGLDFHGRVAKSMAKRIAEAVEPYEPMFVEEPVLPENNDALPHVANHTTTPIATGERMYSRWDFKEVFEQGTVDVIQPDLSHAGGITEVSKIAAMAEAYDVALAPHCPLGPIALASCFQVDANAPNALIQEQSLGIHYNEGTDELAYLEDPGVFDYEDGAVAVPDGPGLGIEIDEDYVREAAEQDVDWHNPVWRHDDGSVAEW; this is translated from the coding sequence GTGACGACGATCACCGACTACGAACTGTTCGAGGTACCGCCGCGCTGGCTCTTTCTGAAGGTCGAGACGAGCGACGGCGCCGTCGGCTGGGGCGAACCCGTCGTCGAGGGCCGCTCGAAGACCGTCGAGACGGCCGTCGAGGAGCTGATGGACAACTACCTCCTCGGCGAGGACCCGGCGGACATCGAGGACCACTGGCAGGCGATGTATCGCGGCGGCTTCTACCGTGGGGGCCCCGTCCTGATGAGCGCCATCGCCGGCATCGACCAGGCGCTGTGGGACATCAAGGGCAAGCACTTCGGCGCGCCCGTCTACGAACTGCTCGGCGGGAAGGCCCGCGACCGCGTCCGCGTCTACCAGTGGATCGGCGGCGACCGACCCGCCGACGTGGGCGACGCCGCGGAAGAGCGCGTCGAGGAGGGGCTCACGGCGCTGAAGATGAACGCGACGCCGGAACTCCGACGGGTCGACAACCCCGCGGCCGTGGAGGCGGCCGTCGACCGCGTCCGGACGGTCCGCGAGCGCGTCGGCGACGAGGTGGACATCGGGCTGGACTTCCACGGCCGCGTCGCCAAGTCGATGGCAAAGCGGATCGCCGAGGCCGTCGAGCCCTACGAGCCGATGTTCGTCGAGGAGCCGGTCCTGCCGGAGAACAACGACGCGCTCCCGCACGTCGCGAACCACACCACAACGCCCATCGCGACCGGCGAGCGGATGTACTCCCGCTGGGACTTCAAGGAGGTCTTCGAGCAGGGCACGGTCGACGTGATCCAGCCCGATCTGTCCCACGCCGGGGGGATCACCGAGGTCTCGAAGATCGCCGCGATGGCCGAGGCCTACGACGTGGCGCTGGCGCCGCACTGTCCGCTCGGTCCCATCGCCCTCGCCTCCTGTTTCCAGGTGGACGCGAACGCGCCGAACGCGCTCATCCAGGAGCAGAGCCTCGGTATCCATTACAACGAGGGCACGGACGAACTGGCCTATCTCGAAGACCCCGGCGTGTTCGACTACGAGGACGGCGCCGTCGCCGTCCCCGACGGTCCGGGACTGGGAATCGAGATCGACGAGGACTACGTTCGCGAAGCGGCCGAACAGGACGTCGACTGGCACAACCCGGTCTGGCGCCACGACGACGGCAGCGTCGCCGAGTGGTAG
- a CDS encoding sulfatase-like hydrolase/transferase, translated as MVDLIDDQVGRLLEALERTGQREDTLVIFMSDHGEMLGDHGIYQRALLLRSGGPCPARGLLACGTSN; from the coding sequence ATGGTGGACCTGATCGACGATCAGGTAGGGCGGCTGTTAGAAGCGCTCGAGCGGACGGGTCAGCGCGAGGACACGCTGGTGATATTCATGTCCGACCACGGCGAAATGCTCGGTGACCACGGTATTTATCAAAGGGCTCTACTCCTACGATCCGGCGGTCCGTGCCCCGCTCGTGGTCTCCTGGCCTGCGGAACTTCCAACTGA
- a CDS encoding ABC transporter ATP-binding protein yields the protein MSQSGPTPSPVDRGDTIFEVEDVSVTFDMDRGASKVLNEVDMDIYRGEILGIVGESGSGKSMFASALLDAVVEPGVLSGDITYFSESGESVSVTELSEQKLKKYRWEEVSMVFQGAMSSFNPTKTIQGHFVETIRAHDVDKETGMRRARELLSDLYLEPDRVLDAYPHELSGGMKQRALIALSLVLDPQVLVMDEPTAALDLLMQRSILQLLETIKDKYELTIVFITHDLPLVAELSDRLAVLYAFEFAEVGPTEEIVTGSGHPYTRALLNATPNVDAPADEMEPIPGSSPDPVNVPEGCSYHPRCPMSQKNCTVDDPTYYSVSDSHAARCHYWDQAEEEIPLLTAEQEAVESTYEVPAGRQSGDVVVSLDDLEVYFEEETGLFDIFSDPETVRAVDGIDLDIHESEVIALVGESGCGKTTLGKTAIGAQKPTGGSIKYRGQDIWEAKGSSADADISWDEIRRSLQIIHQDPGSSLNPNRTVIRSLDLPLKHRDNDLGPADREARILGLLDRVGMAPPEDYAERYPHQLSGGEKQRVALIRALLMEPDVILADEAISALDVSLRVEMMDLMMELQDQFQTAFLFISHDLSNAKYITEKSGGRIGVMYLGQIVEIGPAEQIIRNPRHPYTRALRWATPKLRNMQEMSDSPIRTIDIPDPVNPPSGCRFHTRCPEAREVCTEQAPPLYQAEGSEDQQAACFREDPDHEYWNSSELPAVKEDSTTAESNTADD from the coding sequence ATGAGTCAATCAGGCCCGACGCCGTCGCCAGTGGATAGAGGAGACACGATCTTCGAAGTGGAAGACGTCAGCGTGACGTTTGACATGGATCGTGGGGCTTCCAAAGTTTTGAACGAAGTCGACATGGACATCTACAGGGGTGAAATCCTCGGGATCGTCGGTGAAAGCGGTAGCGGGAAGTCAATGTTTGCCTCTGCCCTACTCGACGCCGTTGTCGAACCAGGAGTTCTGTCCGGCGACATCACGTATTTCTCGGAATCAGGGGAATCGGTCAGTGTGACGGAGCTGAGCGAGCAGAAGCTCAAGAAATATCGATGGGAAGAAGTTTCGATGGTGTTCCAGGGAGCGATGAGCTCGTTCAACCCGACGAAGACAATTCAGGGCCATTTCGTCGAGACCATACGCGCCCACGATGTCGATAAGGAAACAGGAATGCGCCGAGCGCGGGAACTCCTTTCTGATCTCTATCTCGAGCCTGATCGCGTGCTTGACGCTTACCCGCACGAACTCTCTGGCGGGATGAAGCAGCGTGCACTTATCGCTCTCTCGCTCGTTCTTGATCCGCAGGTACTCGTGATGGACGAACCGACCGCGGCGCTCGATCTTCTTATGCAACGATCGATTTTGCAACTGCTCGAAACAATCAAAGATAAATACGAATTGACGATTGTCTTCATCACCCACGACCTCCCCCTTGTCGCCGAACTTTCAGACCGGCTCGCCGTCCTGTACGCATTTGAGTTCGCTGAAGTGGGGCCAACTGAGGAAATCGTTACGGGCAGCGGCCATCCGTATACACGTGCGTTGCTCAATGCAACTCCGAACGTTGATGCCCCAGCTGATGAGATGGAGCCGATTCCAGGATCAAGTCCAGATCCGGTGAATGTCCCGGAGGGGTGCTCGTATCATCCACGATGTCCGATGTCTCAGAAGAACTGTACCGTAGACGATCCCACCTACTACTCCGTGAGCGACTCCCATGCGGCCAGGTGTCATTACTGGGACCAAGCAGAGGAAGAAATCCCTCTCCTGACCGCAGAACAGGAGGCAGTCGAATCGACATACGAGGTTCCGGCCGGGCGACAAAGCGGCGACGTGGTCGTTTCCCTCGACGACTTAGAAGTCTACTTCGAGGAGGAGACCGGGCTGTTCGATATCTTCTCAGACCCTGAAACTGTCCGAGCGGTCGACGGCATCGATTTGGACATCCACGAGAGCGAGGTAATCGCGCTGGTCGGCGAGAGTGGCTGCGGGAAAACAACGCTCGGCAAGACCGCGATCGGTGCCCAGAAACCGACAGGAGGCAGCATCAAGTACCGTGGTCAGGACATCTGGGAGGCAAAGGGGAGTTCAGCCGATGCGGATATCTCATGGGATGAGATCCGGCGCTCGCTACAAATCATCCATCAGGATCCGGGTAGTTCGCTCAATCCGAACCGAACGGTCATCCGGTCGCTCGATCTCCCACTGAAACATCGAGATAATGATCTCGGGCCGGCAGATAGAGAAGCACGGATTCTCGGACTGCTAGACCGCGTCGGGATGGCGCCACCAGAGGACTATGCGGAGCGATATCCCCACCAGCTCTCTGGCGGCGAAAAGCAACGGGTTGCACTCATTCGCGCACTGCTGATGGAACCCGACGTGATCCTTGCTGACGAGGCGATCAGCGCGCTAGATGTCTCACTGCGTGTCGAGATGATGGACCTGATGATGGAACTCCAAGACCAGTTCCAGACGGCGTTCCTGTTCATTTCTCACGACCTCTCGAATGCGAAGTACATCACTGAGAAATCGGGCGGTCGCATTGGCGTGATGTATCTCGGACAGATTGTCGAAATCGGGCCTGCAGAGCAGATTATCCGTAATCCACGTCATCCGTACACAAGGGCGCTTCGATGGGCGACACCGAAGCTACGAAACATGCAGGAAATGTCCGACAGTCCGATCCGGACGATCGATATTCCGGACCCGGTAAATCCACCGAGCGGCTGCCGGTTCCATACCCGTTGTCCCGAGGCGAGAGAAGTCTGTACGGAGCAAGCGCCGCCTCTGTACCAAGCCGAGGGAAGTGAGGATCAACAGGCCGCATGCTTCCGCGAAGATCCTGACCACGAATACTGGAACAGCTCTGAGCTGCCAGCGGTAAAGGAGGATAGTACAACGGCTGAATCAAATACTGCAGACGATTGA
- a CDS encoding ABC transporter permease, translating into MTASEPTNQASSSFETVSDIERSRKDRYSDWLSANVATPMKILLSDRRGRAGLSILALYLLMGTIGVSLVPEPENTGPVLYPAFQSLEYPLGTNRYGADILAQIVHATPGMLQMMLGGAVFSMTVAIAVGTLSGYAGGRIDSILMTVTDSVIAIPALPLIIVLSIVFTPRDPFVVGVVISIPAWAGLARSLRSEVLSLREESFIEASRIVGLSTSTILLREIIPNLMPYIVINTVNAARGVIFGSIGLYFLGILPQTFPNWGLMMQRAYNAGSLYTWETAHWLILPMAAVVVLSYGLIMLGQAADKIFNPRLKARHIHPTQEEN; encoded by the coding sequence ATGACAGCTTCCGAGCCAACTAATCAGGCGTCGTCATCGTTCGAGACCGTTTCTGATATAGAACGGTCGCGGAAGGACCGATACAGCGACTGGTTATCAGCAAATGTCGCGACGCCGATGAAGATCCTTCTCTCTGACCGCAGAGGCCGCGCCGGTCTTTCGATCCTCGCGCTGTACCTGCTGATGGGGACAATCGGTGTTTCCCTGGTCCCGGAACCAGAGAACACGGGACCAGTCCTCTATCCGGCGTTCCAGAGCCTTGAGTATCCGCTCGGGACCAACCGGTATGGAGCTGACATCCTTGCACAGATCGTCCATGCGACGCCCGGTATGCTACAGATGATGCTCGGCGGGGCCGTGTTCTCGATGACAGTCGCTATTGCGGTCGGGACACTGTCAGGCTACGCAGGCGGCCGGATCGACTCGATCTTGATGACGGTCACGGACTCGGTGATCGCGATTCCGGCACTTCCGCTGATCATCGTCCTGTCTATCGTGTTCACGCCGCGTGACCCGTTTGTCGTCGGCGTCGTTATCAGCATCCCGGCTTGGGCCGGACTAGCGCGGTCTCTTCGTTCAGAGGTGTTGAGTCTCCGCGAGGAATCGTTTATCGAAGCCTCCCGGATCGTCGGTCTGAGTACCAGTACGATACTGCTCCGGGAGATTATCCCGAACCTGATGCCTTATATCGTGATTAATACGGTGAACGCCGCACGGGGCGTGATCTTCGGTTCGATCGGACTGTACTTCTTGGGGATCCTCCCCCAGACGTTCCCGAACTGGGGGTTAATGATGCAGCGGGCTTACAACGCCGGGTCGCTCTACACCTGGGAGACGGCCCACTGGCTGATCCTCCCGATGGCAGCCGTAGTGGTCCTCTCCTACGGACTCATCATGCTCGGACAAGCCGCCGACAAGATCTTCAACCCGCGCCTGAAGGCCCGTCACATCCACCCAACGCAGGAGGAGAACTGA